In one Brevibacillus composti genomic region, the following are encoded:
- a CDS encoding type I restriction-modification system subunit M has translation MAKENLVTSLEDKLWAAADKLRGSIAASKYKDVVLGIIFLKYISDRFDQRYKELVAEGDGFEDDRDEYERFNVFYVPEKARWKHIIENATKPNIGQIIDEAFIAIEKENKKLAGVLPKIYSGADVDQRRVGEVVMVFENADTLLIEEDALGRVYEYFLGKFAFMLGQGGGEFYTPSSVVKLLVEMIEPYEGTIYDPCCGSGGMFVQAQKFVKAHGGNAYKLSVYGQELNAETRRLATMNLAIRGIEANLGKIHADTFHDDQFKDEKFDYILANPPFNISDWGQESLLNDPRWKWGIPAKGNANYAWLSHILTKLKPSKGVAGVVLANGSLSSQTSGEGNIRAKFIEEDLVDCIVALPDKLFFTTGIPVCLWFLRRGKKRKGEVLFIDARDKGTMISRKLRELEDNEIKTIADTYHKWLNNDGYQDEVGFCKSATLADIQKHDNVLTPGRYVGVKKITDDEPFEEKMEKLVSELADLMSESSVLDEKIKKSLGAIGYEF, from the coding sequence ATGGCAAAAGAGAACCTTGTTACTAGTTTAGAAGACAAACTATGGGCAGCAGCCGATAAACTAAGAGGCAGTATTGCCGCTTCCAAATATAAAGATGTCGTACTTGGCATCATTTTTCTTAAGTATATCTCTGATCGCTTCGACCAGCGCTACAAAGAACTTGTTGCAGAAGGTGACGGATTTGAAGACGACCGCGATGAATACGAGCGTTTCAATGTATTTTATGTACCTGAGAAAGCTCGCTGGAAGCATATCATTGAAAACGCAACAAAGCCGAATATCGGTCAAATCATTGATGAAGCCTTTATCGCGATTGAAAAAGAAAACAAAAAGCTTGCCGGAGTTCTGCCCAAGATTTATTCTGGCGCAGATGTTGACCAACGCAGAGTTGGCGAAGTGGTCATGGTATTTGAAAACGCTGATACCTTGCTGATTGAAGAAGACGCGCTCGGTCGTGTCTATGAATACTTCCTTGGCAAATTCGCATTCATGCTCGGGCAAGGCGGCGGCGAATTCTATACGCCAAGCAGCGTAGTAAAACTGCTTGTCGAAATGATCGAACCATACGAAGGAACAATCTATGACCCATGTTGCGGTTCAGGCGGCATGTTTGTTCAGGCACAGAAGTTCGTGAAAGCGCATGGCGGCAATGCCTACAAGTTATCCGTCTATGGTCAAGAACTCAATGCGGAGACTCGCAGACTTGCAACAATGAACCTTGCCATTCGTGGGATCGAAGCAAATCTTGGCAAAATTCATGCGGATACATTTCACGACGATCAATTCAAAGATGAAAAATTTGATTATATTCTAGCCAATCCCCCTTTCAACATCAGCGATTGGGGACAAGAAAGCCTGTTGAATGACCCTCGTTGGAAGTGGGGTATTCCGGCTAAAGGAAACGCCAACTATGCTTGGCTATCTCATATCCTCACGAAATTGAAACCTTCAAAAGGTGTCGCTGGTGTTGTTCTGGCGAACGGTTCTTTGTCGTCCCAAACTTCAGGTGAAGGCAATATTCGGGCGAAATTCATCGAAGAAGATTTGGTCGATTGCATTGTGGCATTGCCGGATAAACTCTTCTTTACCACAGGCATTCCCGTTTGCTTGTGGTTCCTTCGTCGCGGCAAGAAACGGAAAGGCGAAGTCCTCTTTATCGACGCTCGTGATAAAGGAACGATGATCAGTCGTAAACTGCGTGAACTTGAAGATAATGAAATCAAAACTATTGCGGATACGTACCACAAGTGGCTGAATAATGATGGCTATCAAGATGAAGTGGGTTTCTGCAAATCAGCTACACTGGCAGATATCCAGAAGCATGATAATGTCCTCACTCCCGGTCGATATGTAGGCGTGAAAAAAATTACGGACGATGAGCCGTTTGAGGAAAAGATGGAAAAGCTGGTTTCCGAGCTTGCAGATTTGATGTCTGAGTCTTCTGTGTTGGACGAGAAGATCAAGAAAAGTCTGGGGGCTATCGGGTATGAGTTTTGA
- a CDS encoding transposase: MYILQESLFSFEELLKMQSKERLPIFFGVLDLRPYAKELRSRSPRGADGHCREGILRALLAAPIEHIHTFTALHHRLETDLRFRYQCGLSLDREAPSVSTLSRVFAELTKKNLAQQLFEDLVKRCQEDGVIDGSHVAIDSAAIHAYEKKQPKRKSEQTGNANWGAKFDSFGNKITWFGYKLHLAVDTKSELPLALEITPAHVNDGEKAPGLIRKIASKANTRFFMLDAGYDQLKVYEAARNVRAQAIIPLNPRGEKEPPAGFTSNGTPCCSMGFAMTYWGADGDDLKFRCPHATGKVECPLGMAACSSSNYGMVVKIDIKDDLRRFSSPHRDTKRWKELYNERTSVERCNSRLKSYLTANDLHVWGIQKVTTHQYLNAIVLLISALAAACKQKQIAA, from the coding sequence TTGTATATTCTCCAAGAAAGTCTGTTTTCCTTCGAAGAACTACTAAAAATGCAATCCAAAGAGCGATTGCCGATCTTTTTTGGTGTGCTGGATCTTCGTCCTTACGCCAAGGAACTAAGAAGTCGTTCACCCCGAGGCGCTGACGGTCATTGCAGGGAAGGTATTTTGCGGGCGCTTTTGGCGGCACCAATTGAGCACATTCATACGTTTACCGCCCTGCATCATCGCTTGGAAACCGACCTTCGTTTTCGCTACCAATGCGGACTTTCGCTTGATCGTGAAGCACCGTCTGTCTCCACATTAAGCCGAGTGTTTGCCGAACTTACAAAGAAAAACTTAGCTCAGCAACTGTTTGAGGATTTGGTCAAACGCTGCCAGGAAGACGGAGTCATCGACGGCAGTCACGTGGCGATCGACAGCGCCGCCATCCATGCTTACGAAAAGAAGCAGCCCAAACGCAAAAGCGAGCAAACCGGCAATGCAAATTGGGGCGCGAAGTTCGATTCTTTTGGCAACAAGATCACCTGGTTCGGCTATAAGCTCCATCTTGCTGTCGATACGAAAAGCGAGCTGCCGTTAGCGCTGGAGATCACGCCGGCGCATGTAAACGACGGCGAAAAGGCACCTGGTTTGATTCGAAAAATCGCCTCCAAAGCCAATACGCGATTTTTCATGCTTGATGCGGGCTATGATCAACTGAAAGTGTACGAAGCTGCCCGCAATGTGAGAGCGCAAGCGATCATTCCGCTTAACCCACGCGGCGAGAAGGAACCGCCTGCCGGGTTCACATCGAACGGAACGCCTTGCTGCTCGATGGGATTCGCGATGACCTATTGGGGAGCCGACGGAGATGATTTGAAGTTTCGTTGCCCGCACGCAACAGGCAAAGTCGAATGCCCGCTAGGCATGGCTGCATGCTCGTCTTCCAACTATGGCATGGTGGTCAAAATTGACATAAAGGATGACCTACGGCGATTTAGCAGCCCGCATCGGGATACGAAGCGCTGGAAGGAGCTATACAACGAACGGACAAGTGTGGAACGTTGCAACTCCAGATTAAAATCGTATCTCACAGCGAATGACCTGCATGTCTGGGGCATCCAGAAAGTGACGACACATCAGTATTTGAACGCTATCGTACTACTTATATCCGCCCTTGCCGCCGCTTGCAAGCAAAAGCAAATAGCTGCTTAA
- a CDS encoding site-specific DNA-methyltransferase, translated as MQFVKVKIDQLKHAEYNPRKDLKPGDAEFEKIRKSISEFGYVEPIIVNQDYTIVGGHQRAKVLKALGYDEVDCVLIDVDKTKEKALNIALNKITGEWDFEALSSLLDELKSEDYNIELTGFDFSEAERLMDEFIKSDEPDEEDDFDVDEALPDEPLTRKGDVWLLGKHRLLCGDSTNEQDMALLMDGRKARLIVTDPPYNVDYTGKTKDALKIENDKMDNDQFYYFLLAAYSRMYENADDGASIYVFHADSEGLNFRKAFIESGFKLAQCCIWTKQTMVMGRQDYHWQHEPILYGWKPTAAHYWNADRKQTTLWQFDRPFRNEYHPTMKPIPLISYPIKNSSKISDIVLDPFGGSGSTLIACEETDRICYTMELDPKYADVIVNRYIAHVGRDSGVFLIRDGVKIPYQEVVAESTRSEVLCAD; from the coding sequence TTGCAATTTGTAAAAGTAAAAATCGATCAATTGAAACATGCAGAGTATAATCCAAGAAAGGATTTAAAACCGGGTGATGCTGAGTTTGAGAAGATTCGGAAGAGTATATCGGAATTTGGCTATGTGGAACCGATTATTGTCAATCAGGATTATACAATCGTGGGTGGCCATCAACGTGCTAAGGTGTTAAAGGCTCTCGGATACGATGAAGTGGACTGTGTGCTAATTGACGTGGACAAGACGAAAGAAAAAGCACTTAACATTGCGCTTAATAAAATTACAGGTGAATGGGATTTTGAAGCTCTCTCCTCCCTACTCGATGAATTGAAGTCTGAGGATTACAATATTGAACTTACTGGCTTTGATTTTTCTGAAGCGGAGCGATTGATGGATGAGTTTATTAAGAGTGATGAGCCGGATGAAGAAGATGATTTTGATGTTGACGAAGCTTTGCCGGATGAACCGCTTACACGCAAAGGTGATGTGTGGTTGTTGGGGAAGCATCGGCTGCTTTGTGGAGACTCGACCAATGAGCAAGATATGGCGTTGTTGATGGACGGTAGGAAGGCAAGGTTGATTGTCACCGATCCTCCCTACAATGTAGATTATACCGGCAAGACGAAAGATGCACTGAAAATTGAAAATGACAAGATGGATAATGACCAGTTTTATTATTTCCTATTGGCAGCTTATAGTCGAATGTATGAGAACGCTGATGACGGAGCGAGTATATATGTTTTCCACGCTGATAGCGAAGGCTTGAATTTCAGGAAGGCGTTTATCGAGTCTGGATTCAAATTGGCACAATGTTGTATTTGGACGAAGCAAACGATGGTAATGGGAAGGCAAGATTATCACTGGCAGCATGAACCTATTCTATACGGTTGGAAACCAACAGCCGCGCATTACTGGAATGCTGATCGAAAGCAGACGACACTCTGGCAGTTTGATCGTCCGTTTCGGAATGAATACCATCCGACTATGAAACCGATTCCGCTCATCTCCTACCCGATCAAAAACTCAAGCAAAATTAGCGATATAGTCCTCGATCCATTTGGCGGTTCAGGCTCAACGCTTATCGCTTGTGAAGAAACGGATCGGATTTGCTATACGATGGAACTTGACCCCAAATATGCAGATGTCATCGTAAATCGCTATATCGCTCATGTTGGCAGGGATAGCGGCGTATTTTTGATTCGGGATGGCGTGAAGATTCCGTATCAAGAAGTGGTTGCTGAGTCGACAAGATCAGAGGTATTATGTGCTGACTAA
- a CDS encoding YdbC family protein: protein MADIKYTITQHIGILSESSKGWKKELNLISWNDREPKFDIREWSPEHEKMGKGVTLSKEEIVALRDLLNGLV, encoded by the coding sequence ATGGCCGATATCAAATACACGATTACCCAGCACATTGGCATTCTATCCGAATCATCAAAAGGATGGAAAAAAGAACTTAATCTCATAAGCTGGAACGACCGTGAACCGAAGTTCGATATCCGTGAATGGTCACCAGAGCATGAGAAAATGGGAAAGGGTGTCACTTTGTCGAAGGAAGAGATTGTAGCGTTGCGGGATTTATTGAATGGGCTGGTGTAA
- a CDS encoding restriction endonuclease subunit S encodes MSFDGWKEQTLDAVLEFSNGKKRPKNDGSIPVYGGNGVMDYCSQSNAEGENIIIGRVGAYCGNVYYENQPCWISDNAILARPKDNNVGKFLYYKLINLNLSSMRIGSSQPLLTQSILKEIVTQIPNKSTQQKIASILSALDDKIELNNRMNKVLEQMAQVIFKQWFVDFEFPNENGEPYKSSGGEMEWCEELGKEIPRGWRVGTVSNLGTVVGGGTPSSSKEEFYADLGIPWITPKDLSMNKNKFIYRGSRDITEAGLKNSAAKLMPEGTVLFTSRAPIGYIAIAGNSVTTNQGFKSIIPDDEVGTEFVYCFLKENLSAIENMATGSTFKEVSGNVLKNIPALLPEPNLIKQFSEIVKIHNDKIKNNEKQIDYLSSLRDILLPKLMSGEIDVSEIEL; translated from the coding sequence ATGAGTTTTGATGGATGGAAAGAACAGACATTAGATGCTGTATTAGAGTTTTCTAATGGAAAGAAACGACCAAAAAACGATGGTTCAATTCCTGTCTATGGTGGAAATGGTGTTATGGATTATTGCAGTCAAAGTAATGCTGAAGGAGAAAATATTATTATCGGTCGGGTTGGAGCTTATTGTGGAAATGTATACTACGAGAATCAACCTTGTTGGATTTCAGATAATGCAATTCTCGCTAGACCTAAAGATAATAATGTAGGGAAATTTCTATATTATAAATTAATCAATTTGAATTTATCTAGTATGAGAATAGGTAGCTCTCAGCCGCTACTTACACAATCAATCTTAAAAGAAATTGTTACCCAGATTCCAAATAAATCAACCCAGCAAAAAATAGCATCCATCCTCTCCGCTCTCGACGACAAAATCGAACTTAACAACCGCATGAACAAAGTTCTGGAGCAAATGGCTCAGGTGATCTTCAAGCAATGGTTTGTTGATTTCGAGTTCCCGAATGAGAACGGTGAACCTTATAAGTCTAGCGGCGGCGAGATGGAATGGTGCGAGGAACTTGGGAAAGAGATACCAAGGGGATGGCGAGTTGGAACGGTATCAAATCTTGGAACAGTTGTTGGAGGTGGTACACCTTCTTCATCAAAAGAAGAGTTTTATGCTGACTTAGGAATTCCATGGATTACCCCGAAAGACCTATCCATGAATAAAAATAAATTTATTTATAGAGGATCTCGTGATATTACGGAAGCAGGTCTCAAAAATAGTGCAGCTAAATTAATGCCGGAGGGTACGGTATTATTTACTTCCAGAGCTCCTATTGGATATATTGCAATTGCTGGAAATTCAGTAACAACTAATCAGGGATTCAAATCTATTATACCGGATGACGAAGTAGGGACTGAATTTGTATATTGTTTTTTAAAAGAAAATCTTTCAGCAATAGAAAATATGGCGACTGGTTCAACCTTTAAAGAGGTTTCAGGAAATGTGCTCAAAAATATACCTGCACTGTTACCTGAACCTAATTTAATAAAGCAGTTCTCTGAGATCGTCAAAATTCACAATGATAAGATTAAAAATAACGAAAAACAAATCGATTATTTATCCTCTCTCCGCGATATCCTTCTCCCAAAACTGATGTCCGGAGAAATCGATGTATCCGAAATTGAACTATAG
- a CDS encoding IS4 family transposase: MDKDTLLSSFGKWVAPLNAKIISDWTTETGEDKYVKKLTTLAYLLIFMDAQLNQRKALRDIVTEIENNEAFQKELGITSISISQLSRKNNKLSPELLQQLFVDLVAQVTRIRTPAAGRVGTVKLLDSTTMSLCLSKYKWATYRKTKAGVKLHLRVTFCDPDTVYPEKAVLTPAKPSDRTQMDALIDETGATYVFDRGYVDYEKYDQYCWDGVFFVTRLKDNAIVEVMDEFPTAEGSVMTRDRMVKIGKGAKQMKHVLRLIETVDLKGNPIRIITNRFDLTAEEIGDLYRNRWKIETFFRWLKQHLKLTRFYGEDENAVWNQILICLISYCLLLLMKLELSTTKSLLDLSRLLKSNLTKSWEVFKAAVFRKPARTSKGRQKVVKS; this comes from the coding sequence ATGGACAAGGATACACTACTTTCGTCATTTGGTAAATGGGTTGCACCCTTAAATGCAAAAATAATTTCCGACTGGACCACAGAAACCGGCGAAGACAAGTATGTGAAGAAGCTTACCACTCTAGCGTACCTTCTCATCTTCATGGACGCTCAGCTGAATCAGCGCAAGGCTTTGCGGGACATTGTCACCGAAATTGAGAATAACGAAGCCTTCCAGAAAGAACTCGGCATCACCTCCATCAGTATTTCGCAGCTTTCCAGGAAGAACAACAAGCTGTCGCCGGAACTTTTACAGCAGCTATTTGTCGATCTGGTCGCTCAGGTCACTCGCATTCGCACGCCTGCCGCTGGGCGAGTCGGTACGGTTAAACTGCTGGATTCCACGACCATGAGTCTGTGTCTTAGCAAGTACAAGTGGGCAACGTACCGGAAAACGAAAGCCGGCGTGAAACTCCACTTACGCGTGACCTTCTGTGATCCGGATACGGTCTATCCGGAGAAGGCCGTGCTCACTCCGGCCAAGCCGTCAGATCGCACCCAAATGGATGCGCTCATCGATGAAACCGGCGCTACTTATGTATTTGACCGCGGCTACGTGGACTACGAGAAATACGACCAGTACTGCTGGGATGGAGTCTTCTTCGTTACTCGGTTGAAAGACAATGCTATTGTCGAAGTGATGGATGAATTTCCAACAGCGGAAGGCTCGGTCATGACTCGGGATCGCATGGTGAAGATCGGCAAAGGGGCCAAACAGATGAAGCATGTTCTTCGCCTCATCGAAACCGTCGATTTAAAAGGAAATCCCATCCGAATCATAACGAACCGATTCGATCTGACCGCTGAAGAAATCGGCGACTTGTACCGCAATCGCTGGAAGATTGAAACCTTCTTCCGATGGTTGAAGCAGCATCTGAAGTTGACGCGATTCTACGGTGAAGATGAAAACGCCGTATGGAACCAGATCCTGATTTGCCTGATTAGTTACTGCCTTCTGCTCCTGATGAAACTGGAGCTCTCGACAACTAAGTCGCTGCTTGATCTAAGCCGACTACTAAAATCGAATCTCACCAAGTCGTGGGAAGTTTTTAAAGCGGCTGTATTTCGAAAACCAGCACGCACTTCGAAAGGTCGGCAGAAGGTCGTGAAGAGCTAA
- a CDS encoding transposase produces MRKGKENKKRITLYDTVILPRWDEIKQWVKEGLTDEEIASRLDMTSWTLREYRKQYPQFAKMMERPTKWETVILPNLSDIQKWIEAGVTIDQICERIGIAPSSWFEYVNKHPVLKNLIDWSRSVTNSRVENSLLKAAMGYEYEEIKTIVEEDKNGKKRTRIEKVKRHMPPNPTAIVFWLKNRSPDEWNDRRELVVDTKALEQERKKLFLEMIEADVLDAEYEAIEESCHTEEGFEEPEDETP; encoded by the coding sequence ATGAGGAAAGGAAAAGAGAATAAGAAAAGGATAACCTTATACGATACAGTTATTTTGCCACGCTGGGATGAGATTAAGCAATGGGTCAAAGAAGGCCTGACCGATGAAGAGATTGCGTCACGTTTGGACATGACCTCATGGACATTGAGAGAATACAGAAAGCAGTACCCTCAATTTGCAAAAATGATGGAGCGACCAACCAAATGGGAAACGGTCATACTGCCCAATTTATCGGACATTCAAAAATGGATCGAAGCCGGTGTTACGATTGATCAAATATGTGAAAGAATCGGTATTGCACCGTCATCTTGGTTCGAATATGTAAACAAGCATCCTGTACTGAAAAACTTAATTGATTGGAGCCGGTCTGTTACTAATTCTCGGGTGGAAAATTCACTTTTGAAAGCAGCAATGGGTTACGAATACGAGGAAATCAAGACGATTGTAGAAGAGGACAAAAATGGAAAAAAACGCACCCGGATTGAAAAAGTAAAGAGACATATGCCTCCGAACCCAACTGCCATTGTGTTCTGGCTCAAGAATCGTTCGCCGGATGAATGGAATGATCGCCGCGAACTTGTTGTGGATACGAAGGCGCTGGAGCAGGAACGCAAGAAGCTGTTCCTCGAAATGATCGAAGCCGATGTGCTCGACGCTGAATACGAGGCTATTGAAGAGTCCTGCCATACAGAGGAAGGATTCGAGGAGCCGGAGGACGAGACTCCATAA
- a CDS encoding aspartyl-phosphate phosphatase Spo0E family protein, giving the protein MDIVDLESKIESLRQKMITTYILYGSLTSSDVLEISQELDTLLNEHFA; this is encoded by the coding sequence TTGGATATTGTTGACTTAGAGTCCAAAATTGAATCACTTCGCCAAAAAATGATTACTACCTATATATTGTATGGTTCTTTAACCAGTTCTGATGTGTTAGAGATAAGTCAAGAACTGGATACTCTGTTGAATGAGCATTTTGCATAA
- a CDS encoding type I restriction endonuclease subunit R produces MFTEDSLESVVLELLQDDLNYTIQNGYDFVRDYHSVVLEDDLREALFMLNPDHPEEIIEATLRKLLYIDDASLVAANQQFYKYLIEGVSIEVYGEDIPSCIVKVIDFDHPHNNTFKAINQFTVIHKAEKRPDVVVFVNGLPLVVIELKSAVREDATIHDGYLQIKTYQDIIKPLFHYNAFSIISDGVNARFGSITADYDRYMQWKQVDLHSPIVDEPHIAQIGTLIKGMLHKERLLDIIRNFTFFAGGKAKIIAGYHQYFGMKKAIESVIRAIDGDKRGGVVWHTQGSGKSFSMVFLSAGLIHHLNNPTIVVVTDRIDLDEQIHGTFSSAADFLRQAPVRAESRENLIELLENRSVGGIFFTTIQKFTEETGLLSNRHDIIVIADEAHRSQYGIDPDIKIDKKTLEAELVYGYAKYLRDALPNATFIGFTGTPINSNDKSTIGVFGELIDVYDMTQAKLDGATVDLHYENRLAKVHLDEGILDQIDQEVANIQAQGLTPEKIEKLKKDLVTMEAVIGDEDRLNLVVDDILAHYEIRKDMLKGKAMIVAYSRKIAYRVYQLIKEKAPHLAPHIGLVMTDSNKDTQEMRDIVGNKQHRQALANQFKDEHSDFKIAIVVDMWLTGFDVPCLDTMYIDKIMKEHNLMQAIARVNRVYKNKQAGLIVDYIGLSKYLKEALNTYTNRDRNSIPEIEKAKEILMTEVEILEGMFHGFDFSAYMNATPKDRFELIQDGVEHVLKERAKETFLKHVARLQSAYNICATSLDFTVRVQVSFFIAVKSFIVKVERDGMPNVEEFKKKITAMIEQAIIKDGDEVVSISAKKEKSLLSVENLQKIMAMKRKNVAAAILKKLIDDKIKWFEQTNIVRAGFFSEKLKNIVERYNQAEDINVLITEMIDIAKEIESSINEGIDMQLSPEEQAFYDALAKPELVKVHYQSDVLREMAKELIKLINENKTPDWYKRNDARANMRSLIKRMLKRYKYPPDEIPDATELVIKQAELQMKYNLYDSHMDNYNHSMAAENKATY; encoded by the coding sequence ATGTTTACCGAAGATAGCCTAGAATCGGTCGTACTCGAACTGTTGCAAGACGATCTGAACTATACCATACAGAACGGCTATGACTTCGTGCGCGACTATCATTCCGTTGTGCTGGAAGATGACTTGCGCGAAGCACTATTTATGCTGAATCCTGATCATCCCGAAGAAATAATTGAAGCTACACTTCGCAAACTTTTATATATTGATGATGCTAGTCTTGTAGCTGCCAATCAACAATTCTACAAATATCTCATTGAAGGTGTAAGTATTGAAGTTTACGGCGAGGACATCCCCTCCTGCATTGTGAAGGTTATCGACTTTGACCATCCGCACAACAACACATTCAAGGCGATCAACCAGTTCACAGTCATTCACAAAGCAGAGAAGCGACCGGACGTTGTTGTGTTTGTAAACGGCTTGCCGCTCGTCGTCATTGAGCTAAAATCAGCGGTTCGGGAAGATGCGACGATTCATGATGGCTATCTTCAGATCAAGACGTATCAGGACATCATCAAGCCATTGTTTCATTATAATGCCTTCAGCATCATCAGCGATGGTGTGAATGCGCGATTTGGTTCCATTACGGCTGACTACGACCGTTACATGCAGTGGAAGCAAGTGGATCTTCATTCCCCTATTGTCGATGAACCGCATATTGCTCAGATCGGTACGCTGATCAAAGGCATGCTGCATAAAGAGCGATTGCTGGATATCATTCGCAACTTTACTTTCTTCGCTGGCGGCAAAGCCAAGATCATAGCAGGTTATCATCAGTATTTCGGTATGAAAAAAGCCATTGAAAGTGTTATTCGTGCGATTGATGGAGATAAGCGCGGCGGTGTCGTTTGGCATACGCAAGGCTCAGGGAAATCTTTTTCGATGGTCTTTTTGTCTGCCGGACTGATTCATCATTTGAATAATCCCACGATTGTAGTGGTGACGGATCGCATTGACCTCGATGAGCAAATTCATGGCACATTCAGTAGTGCAGCGGATTTCCTACGCCAAGCGCCAGTTCGTGCCGAGTCTCGGGAGAACTTGATTGAATTGCTGGAGAACCGTTCTGTTGGCGGTATCTTTTTCACGACGATACAGAAATTCACCGAAGAAACAGGCTTACTCTCGAATCGTCATGACATCATCGTCATTGCGGACGAGGCGCACCGTTCCCAATACGGCATCGACCCCGATATCAAGATTGACAAAAAAACGCTCGAAGCCGAGCTTGTTTATGGCTATGCCAAATATTTGCGTGACGCATTGCCGAATGCGACTTTTATCGGTTTTACCGGTACGCCGATCAACTCGAACGATAAATCGACCATCGGTGTATTCGGCGAACTGATTGACGTGTATGACATGACGCAAGCGAAGCTGGACGGAGCAACCGTCGATCTGCATTATGAAAATCGCTTGGCTAAGGTGCATCTTGATGAGGGTATCCTCGATCAGATTGACCAAGAGGTCGCCAACATTCAGGCGCAAGGACTGACTCCTGAGAAAATTGAGAAGCTGAAAAAAGATCTTGTCACAATGGAGGCAGTCATTGGCGATGAAGACCGCCTCAATCTAGTTGTAGACGATATTCTCGCTCACTACGAAATACGCAAAGATATGCTCAAAGGCAAAGCGATGATTGTCGCCTACTCTCGCAAGATTGCTTATCGTGTGTACCAGTTGATCAAAGAGAAGGCACCTCATCTTGCCCCACATATCGGGTTGGTCATGACCGACAGCAATAAAGATACACAGGAGATGCGAGATATTGTCGGCAATAAACAGCATCGGCAAGCACTCGCCAATCAGTTTAAAGATGAACACAGTGACTTCAAAATCGCCATTGTTGTCGATATGTGGCTGACTGGCTTTGATGTCCCCTGCCTTGATACCATGTACATTGACAAGATCATGAAAGAACACAACCTGATGCAAGCTATTGCAAGAGTAAACCGTGTCTACAAAAACAAACAAGCCGGATTGATCGTTGATTATATCGGACTGAGCAAATATCTCAAAGAGGCGCTCAACACCTACACCAACCGTGACCGAAACAGCATTCCTGAGATTGAAAAAGCCAAGGAAATTCTCATGACCGAAGTGGAGATTCTGGAAGGAATGTTCCACGGCTTCGATTTCAGCGCATATATGAATGCAACACCGAAGGATCGATTTGAATTGATTCAAGACGGCGTTGAGCATGTCCTAAAGGAAAGAGCAAAGGAAACATTTCTAAAGCACGTGGCAAGGCTGCAAAGCGCCTACAATATCTGTGCAACTTCGCTGGATTTCACTGTGCGAGTTCAGGTCAGCTTCTTTATTGCGGTTAAATCGTTCATCGTAAAAGTGGAACGTGACGGCATGCCGAATGTCGAGGAATTCAAGAAAAAGATTACCGCCATGATTGAACAAGCGATCATTAAAGATGGCGATGAAGTAGTGTCAATATCAGCAAAGAAAGAAAAAAGCCTTCTTTCGGTTGAAAACCTGCAAAAAATCATGGCGATGAAGCGAAAAAATGTCGCTGCGGCCATTCTTAAGAAACTGATCGACGATAAAATCAAATGGTTCGAGCAGACCAATATCGTGCGTGCCGGGTTTTTCTCCGAGAAGCTAAAGAACATTGTTGAACGGTACAATCAAGCAGAAGATATCAATGTCCTGATTACCGAGATGATCGATATAGCCAAAGAAATCGAATCCTCGATTAACGAAGGCATAGATATGCAGTTGTCACCCGAAGAACAAGCCTTCTATGATGCTCTTGCCAAGCCTGAACTTGTGAAAGTGCATTACCAATCGGATGTGCTTCGGGAGATGGCGAAGGAACTCATTAAGTTGATCAACGAAAACAAGACGCCGGACTGGTACAAACGCAACGACGCCCGAGCCAATATGCGTTCTCTCATCAAGCGAATGTTGAAGAGGTACAAGTACCCGCCGGATGAGATTCCAGATGCGACTGAATTGGTTATCAAACAAGCTGAGTTGCAAATGAAGTACAATTTGTATGATTCACATATGGACAACTATAACCATTCAATGGCTGCTGAAAATAAGGCAACATATTGA